A part of Rhinatrema bivittatum chromosome 16, aRhiBiv1.1, whole genome shotgun sequence genomic DNA contains:
- the LOC115077693 gene encoding olfactory receptor 5V1-like yields MAMLGNLLIICIVCADRHLHTPMYFFLANLSVLDICSLTTIMPKLLTILLSNNGNISFSGCILQLQCYMMFLGIEFTLLTSMAYDRYLAICNPLRYTIIMNKRVCALLAAASWITGSIEVLPHTIVIAQFSFCDSNVINHFFCETEALVKLSCTDTSFILIMTFAEGTFTTFTPFLLTLTSYVFIISTILKIRSKEGKSKAFSTCSSHLIVIFLLYGTLIGVYVHPETRDSIKSNKLPTAIYIVTLPLLNPLIYSLRSKELKEALKKSFSRKSTFMRL; encoded by the coding sequence atggccatgctggggaacctcctcattATCTGCATAGTATGTGCCGATCGACACCTGCACACtcccatgtatttcttcttggcTAACTTATCTGTGCTAGATATCTGCTCTTTGACCACCATCATGCCAAAACTGCTGACAATCCTCTTATCAAACAATGGTAACATATCATTCAGTGGATGCATCCTGCAGCTGCAGTGCTACATGATGTTTCTAGGAATAGAATTTACCCTTCTCACTTCCATGGCATATGATCGATATCTTGCAATATGCAATCCCCTGCGTTACACCATTATCATgaataagagggtctgtgctcttctGGCTGCAGCCTCATGGATAACAGGTTCAATAGAGGTATTACCTCACACTATTGTTATAGCtcagttttctttctgtgactccaATGTAATCAATCACTTCTTCTGTGAAACTGAAGCACTGGTGAAACTTTCCTGCACAGACACTTCCTTCATTCTAATTATGACTTTTGCGGAGGGGACCTTCACAACTTTCACCCCATTTCTCCTAACTCTGACATCTTATGTGTTcatcatctccaccatcctgaaAATCCGTTCTAAGGAAgggaaaagcaaggccttctccacctgctcctcccatctTATAGTCATCTTTCTGTTATATGGGACTTTAATAGGAGTATATGTGCATCCTGAGACTCGGGACTCTATTAAATCAAACAAGCTGCCTACTGCAATATACATAGTCACTCTCCCACTGTTAAACCCCCTGATATACAGCTTGAGAAGCAAGGAGCTAAAAGAGGCCCTGAAGAAATCCTTCAGCAGGAAGTCAACATTTATGAGactttaa